The Leptospira sp. WS60.C2 genome includes the window GTACCTGGTGTTAAAATTTTTGGAATTTTGAGTTCGGGAACTGTCACAAAAAAGTCTTGTTTGTTGGCAGCTGATTCCCTTTCCGAACCATCCGTCCCTTTATATATCGATGAAACTTCCCAACGAAAACGACCTACATTTAATTTTTGGATCTCACTGAATTGGAATCTATTTGTGTTCAACCTTTCATTCGTTATGATCTTTTCCCGAATTCCAGAAACATCAATTAATTTCAAACGGTAGGCAGTCACCTTCTCTATCGGTTTCCAAGAAAAACTGATGAAATTCTTCGTAAACAAATCGATCGTTTCATTTCTACTCGGTGAAACAAGAGAGGGAGGTTCCACATTTGAAACCAATATAAAATTCCGAACCTGACTTGTTGTATTATCACCATCTAACACTTTCACACGCCAAAAATACTTACCTAAATCTTTTGCTTTGAATTCAAAATAATTACCAACAACCACTTCCCTAACAATGGATGTTTGAAAATCACTTTGTTTTGTTATCTCAACTTCGTAGTTAGACTTACCAGTTAGTTTTTTCCATTTGAGAACGACTAGATTTCTATCATCTACCTCCACTTCAGCGGATTGGTTTGGATAGATGAGTTCCATTTCTTCTTTTGCAATGACAGTAAAAGGAGAAACTTTTGATTCGAAACGCACACCTCCGTTACCGATCCCTTTCACTCGCCAGAAATACGTACCTATTTTTAATCCAGAATTGAATTTATAGAAATTGTTTTTCAATTTCTCTGATTGAAGAATTGAAGTAAAATTACTATCAGAACTCAATTCCCATTCATAGGAATCAAAATCTTTATCATCTTTCCAAGAGAAAAATATTTGTGATTTCGTTTGTTCTTCAGCAATCACTTTACCCTTACTTGGTTCCAATAGTTCTGGTGGAGAACTATTGGTTTTTTTCTCAATCTGAAAGGAAACTACGGTTGAGGTTTTATCATCCACTCCACCTAAGTTTGATTTAGCTTTGATTTTGGCAAAGTATGTCCCTTCTTTTAAGGAATCAAAGGCCAAAGACTGGTTTTGTGTTTGTTTTAACGCAACAATGTCAGTAAAACTGGAGTCTCGTGCAATTTGTACAGAATAAGATGAATATAAATCCAATTGATTCCAAACAAAACGAACCACCGGTATCTCATTCGAATAGGAAATGACTTCCCCATTTTTGGGGTAAACAAGACGTAAGGAAGGATCATTCAAGATTCGAAATTGAAACACTTCCGTGACTGCTTTACTCTTTGTATTAGGATCTGTATAGGCAACTCGCCAATAATACGATCCAGATTCTAAGGTTTTGGAAACGTTAGCAGAGGTTAGTTTTTCTCTTACAATCGATTTGGAAAAATCTGGAAAAAGGGAAACCTCAAGAACTGGACTTGCGTTTTTCATCGACTCACGATTCCATCCAGCCAATGAAAAAGTCACTTTTTCAGATCCATCTTCCGAAAAAATATTCTTTCTATCTTCTGGTGTGACTAAGCGGAATAATTGTTTGGCAACCTTGACACCCGATTCGGTCACATTGGCAACTTGGTCTTTTCCGATGGTTTCTGCCTTCCCATTAGAAGTAAGTTTTGCCTCACCTTGGTCCACTTTGATATTGAGTTCCGATTTTGTTTTATCGAGTTTGACATCGCCATTTGTGACTTCGACTGTTTTGTCGCCAGCAGTAATGTTCATTTTCACATCACCAGAAGATCCACCCACCCGAGCTGCCTCAAAGGAACCATAGGCAAAATTGATATTGATATTTTTATCTGACAAATCTAGAAGAATCATCGAATTCTCCGAGATATTGATTTTCGTCCCATCGTTGAGTGTTAAAATAGCATCCGACAATCCTTCCGTACGAATCGTATCTCTATTTTTTACCTCTGTTTTCGATTCAATCAGGTCCCAAACAACTGCATCATTGTATTTTCGAAGTACTGTCTTATTTTTAAAAGTGATGACTCCGATCGTTGGTTCGGAAGAATCATAGGCTCGAAAATTTAAATTACGATACAAGAGAAATGAGAATAATAGGATCAAGAAGAAAAGTCCCGTTACTACATACTTTGCATCATTTAACAAGCGCATATTGATTATTTATGAGTCCTAGTAAAGACTCCATCCCAATCTGATCCTGGCGAATTAATGCTATACTCTTCGCAACGTTCAACAAGCATTCGACTTGCTTTATCCTTGGATCCTTTGCTTTTTTCAGCGTCTTTGAACATTTGAATCGCCTTTGTCCAGTTTTGATTTAAATATTCTTGAAACCCAGCTTCATACAATTCGGCGGATTCTAAAATATTTGGACTTACCAATGACCGATAGCCAATCAGTTCATGGATGCGTACAGGTTCATTTTTTCCTTTCACTCGCACTAAATCCATATAGCGAGTGACCATCTCTTCCTGAATTTTTTCACGAATTGGATCTGTGATAAGGATATTCACACCATAATCCTTACCAGCCGCTTCAAGCCTTGCCGCAAGGTTCACTGTGTCACCCATCATAGTGTAAGATGCAAGTGCATCTGTTCCCATAAATCCAACTTTGGCAGGACCGGAATTGAGTCCAATCCGTGCATCCATCATCTGTGCTTCTTTGGAATATAAATTGTTTTCGGTCCAGTAAGCGCGTAGTTCCTTTAACTTCAAAACCATATCTACACTTGCTCGGGCTGCTTTGAGTTCATGGTCGACTACAGCCACAGGTGCATTAAATATACCGACGATTGCATCACCGATGTACTTATCCAAAACACCTTCATGTTGTTTGAGTATCAGTGTCATGGCAGATAGGTATTCATTGAGAAGCGCCGCAAGATCCGCACTTTTTAACTGTTCTGAGATTGTAGAAAAACTAGCAACGTCGGAAAAAAACGCCGTGATATGGGTTTCGGACCCGCGTTTTAACGCTGCAAGATCCACCATTGCTTCTTGCACCACAACAGGATCAATCATACTTCCTAGAATGTTTTTTACTTTCTCTCGCTCTTCTAACCCCTGACCCATATCGATAAAGTATTTGGTTAACAGTCCCACTTCATCCTGGGTTGTTGGTTTGATTCCAATTTTGAAATTTCCTTTTGCGATCTCAAGTGTAGCCGTTAACAACTGTAATACTGGTTTTGTAATCGTCTTCGAGAAGAAAAACACAAATATAAGAGCCGAACAAAGACCAATGCCCGCGATATAAAGGTTGGTTTTTTGACTTTTGTATACATCAGCAAAGGCTTTCTCTTCTGAAACAATTGTAATTACGCCTGCATCGGCAAATCCAATCTTTTGAAAGGAACCTAAATAGGACCCACCTAATTCTTGGTCTACATAACTCATTTGCCCGGTATTTGGAGCACTCGTGAGCATTGCTTTTACAATAGGCATATTCGTTAGGTCAGTGGCTGCGAGTATCAAATCTTCTTTCGGGTGGGCAAGAACCGTTCCTGAACCGTTTACCATAAAGGTGGTTTCAATTCCTTTTTTAGAAAACGCACCTATGATTTTTTCTAGTTTGACAATGATGACAAGTGCATTGTCAAGCTCTCCATTTTCAGCGGTAGGAATGGCAATAGCAAAAGAAGGTTCTAAAAATCCAGGACTTGAGTTGAGTAAAACAGCCTGTCCATTGAACGCTTCGGCAAGAGCATCCCGATTTCGATTCACAACGGCATGAAAATCATCTTCCGTTACGGAACTCTTTTTTAACTCTTCTTCATTGAACACTTCTCGTCGCATTACAAGAGTGTTATCCCGTTTTTCGAAAATTCCTAGATAAATGAATTCCTTATCATTTTGAAAAAAAGTTTTAATGAGTAATTTTCTGTCTTCTTCTGGAAGACCTTGTGTCGTAAGGGTAATGGCAATTTGCCTTCCTTTTTCTACCACACCAAGAATGTCTGATTTTACTTTCGACCCGATGATTTCAGCAATTCGTATATTATTATCACGTAACTGGAGTTCTATGGATCTTTTAAAGTAAAAGGAAGCAAATACAATGATTGTCGCAACGGAAAGAACAAATAAGAAACTAATCACTCCCATCATCTTCAACTGCAAGGAAAACTTCGTTTGAACAGATGATTCCAAGGAAGTTGTCGTAGATACGGATTCCTCATTGGCACCATTGTTAACGTTTGATTCCTGTTTTTTCGCAATGTTTCTTTCTGATTCCTTTGTTTCCTTGTTTAAAGTTTTAGAATTAAAAATTTCTTCTGTTTGGTTTTCGTTTGAAGCAAAAGAAGATTCAATTAAATCATAAGGATGATTTGGATCTGACTCTGTTTCCATCTCCTCGGAATCGATCCTGTTACCAACTTCGTGAGTGGCGCTCTCAGTAGCATTTTTGGAAATTGTAATTGCATGTGAATCGTAATCGTCTGCCTCGACAAACGCATGCTGGCGTAGCTTCGTCTTTCCTTGGGCACCAACAAGTTCTAGAGGTGGAAACGATAAACTTTTAGACTCGATCTCCTTGGAATAATTTTTCGCAATTTCTGGCATGGAACTTGTTTTGCCAGTGAGACCAAATTTATGAGTAATACGGTCTGGCGAAACTCGTTCATCGTAAAGATATTCTAATCTCGCAAACACAGATCGAACTTCCACTTCCAATGATTTTGGAAAAATTACATAAAGATTTTTTCCTTCACTTGCAGACGCCAGAGATTTCGCTAAATACTTGTTAGATGAAATATTATGAATGGAAACATAAGGATACTCAAAACGATTGTTTGAGAATTGGATTCCCCAAGGGGGAGGGCCAAATCGAAACTCCAACTCTTTTGTCCTACGAGTTTGGAAAAAAACAGTGATGCCTCCATCCCCATTCCAAGTTTCCAGACTCGCAGGAGTTTCGTCCCAGAGAAGAAACGTGAGATTGGACGTCCGGAGGAACGGAATTTCGGCAGAAATTTCTAACATACTAGTTTTAGTATCGACTGAAATGGACTCCCAATCGATCTGATTTCTAGATGAAAATCATCACGTTAAATTGCAACGGAATTCGTTCCAGTTTGCAGAAAGGTTTACTCGATTTTATACGTCAGGAAAATCCTGACATCCTTTGTTTTCAAGAAACGAAGGCACCCGTAACAGAAATCGACCGAGACGAATTCAAAAATCTTGGATATGCAACCTATGTCTGTCTTGCGGAAAAACCAGGTTACAGCGGGACAGCCATCCTTACGAAACTCAAACCGAAATCACAAACCGTAGGACTCGGGGACGGAATCTTTCTTTCGGAAGGGCGATCGGTATTTTTGGAATTTGGAGATTTTTACCTATGGAACCTCTATTTTCCCTCGGGAACAAGTGGAGAGGAACGCCAGAAGATCAAATACCAGTTTTTGGAAGATTTCACTCAGCTGACAAAACCGTTTTTGAAGAAGAAGAAACCATTTCTGATTTGCGGGGATGTCAATATCGCTCATACGGAAAAGGACATCCACAATCCCAAAGGGAATGAAAAAAATTCTGGTTTTTTGCCCGAGGAAAGAAAATGGCTCTCGGACTTTTTGGATTTGGGATTTTTTGACTGCTTTCGTGCTCTACATCCAGAGATAAAGGATGAGTATTCTTGGTGGACCTACCGGTTCCAAGCCAGAAAAAACAATAAAGGTTGGCGGATTGACTATTTCTTTGTGACCAAATCCAAGTCAGTGGAACTTATTTCGGCAAAAATTGCGAAAGAACCCGTGATGTCAGACCATGCTCCCGTGGTTCTTGAGATCCAATTCTCTTGACAGATCGTTGATTCTCCTATCCATTCTTCTGACATGATACGTTTCCTACTGTTATTTGCCGTTTTCCTATCGCTGCAGTGTTCTGTTCTCGGCGTGTTGCAAGACAAAATCCCAACCCCAGAATTCTCCTTTGAATCCCTCCGAATCAAACAGATCACGATGACAGACATTACCTTGGGCGTAGAAACATCTGTCACAAACCCGTATCCCGTTTCTCTACCAAGTTCTCTTTTGGATATGGATCTGAAAATCGAAGGGATGAAGTTATCTCAAGTAAAAACTGATTTAGGTGTCATTGAAGCAAAAAAAACAAAGACCTTACCTTTGGAATTAAAGTTAAAATACACCGATCTCATTCAGCTGTACCAAAAATTTCCCACAAAACCCATGTTAGAAGTAAGTGCAGAAGGGAATATGAAGGTGGCAATTCCCAAACAATGGCAATATTTAGGAAAAGATTCTCTTAGTTTTCCTTTTGTGCAAAAAAAAGAGATTCCAGCTGTCTATCCTGATG containing:
- a CDS encoding FecR domain-containing protein, translating into MRLLNDAKYVVTGLFFLILLFSFLLYRNLNFRAYDSSEPTIGVITFKNKTVLRKYNDAVVWDLIESKTEVKNRDTIRTEGLSDAILTLNDGTKINISENSMILLDLSDKNININFAYGSFEAARVGGSSGDVKMNITAGDKTVEVTNGDVKLDKTKSELNIKVDQGEAKLTSNGKAETIGKDQVANVTESGVKVAKQLFRLVTPEDRKNIFSEDGSEKVTFSLAGWNRESMKNASPVLEVSLFPDFSKSIVREKLTSANVSKTLESGSYYWRVAYTDPNTKSKAVTEVFQFRILNDPSLRLVYPKNGEVISYSNEIPVVRFVWNQLDLYSSYSVQIARDSSFTDIVALKQTQNQSLAFDSLKEGTYFAKIKAKSNLGGVDDKTSTVVSFQIEKKTNSSPPELLEPSKGKVIAEEQTKSQIFFSWKDDKDFDSYEWELSSDSNFTSILQSEKLKNNFYKFNSGLKIGTYFWRVKGIGNGGVRFESKVSPFTVIAKEEMELIYPNQSAEVEVDDRNLVVLKWKKLTGKSNYEVEITKQSDFQTSIVREVVVGNYFEFKAKDLGKYFWRVKVLDGDNTTSQVRNFILVSNVEPPSLVSPSRNETIDLFTKNFISFSWKPIEKVTAYRLKLIDVSGIREKIITNERLNTNRFQFSEIQKLNVGRFRWEVSSIYKGTDGSERESAANKQDFFVTVPELKIPKILTPGTIYVE
- a CDS encoding adenylate/guanylate cyclase domain-containing protein is translated as MLEISAEIPFLRTSNLTFLLWDETPASLETWNGDGGITVFFQTRRTKELEFRFGPPPWGIQFSNNRFEYPYVSIHNISSNKYLAKSLASASEGKNLYVIFPKSLEVEVRSVFARLEYLYDERVSPDRITHKFGLTGKTSSMPEIAKNYSKEIESKSLSFPPLELVGAQGKTKLRQHAFVEADDYDSHAITISKNATESATHEVGNRIDSEEMETESDPNHPYDLIESSFASNENQTEEIFNSKTLNKETKESERNIAKKQESNVNNGANEESVSTTTSLESSVQTKFSLQLKMMGVISFLFVLSVATIIVFASFYFKRSIELQLRDNNIRIAEIIGSKVKSDILGVVEKGRQIAITLTTQGLPEEDRKLLIKTFFQNDKEFIYLGIFEKRDNTLVMRREVFNEEELKKSSVTEDDFHAVVNRNRDALAEAFNGQAVLLNSSPGFLEPSFAIAIPTAENGELDNALVIIVKLEKIIGAFSKKGIETTFMVNGSGTVLAHPKEDLILAATDLTNMPIVKAMLTSAPNTGQMSYVDQELGGSYLGSFQKIGFADAGVITIVSEEKAFADVYKSQKTNLYIAGIGLCSALIFVFFFSKTITKPVLQLLTATLEIAKGNFKIGIKPTTQDEVGLLTKYFIDMGQGLEEREKVKNILGSMIDPVVVQEAMVDLAALKRGSETHITAFFSDVASFSTISEQLKSADLAALLNEYLSAMTLILKQHEGVLDKYIGDAIVGIFNAPVAVVDHELKAARASVDMVLKLKELRAYWTENNLYSKEAQMMDARIGLNSGPAKVGFMGTDALASYTMMGDTVNLAARLEAAGKDYGVNILITDPIREKIQEEMVTRYMDLVRVKGKNEPVRIHELIGYRSLVSPNILESAELYEAGFQEYLNQNWTKAIQMFKDAEKSKGSKDKASRMLVERCEEYSINSPGSDWDGVFTRTHK
- a CDS encoding exodeoxyribonuclease III, with protein sequence MKIITLNCNGIRSSLQKGLLDFIRQENPDILCFQETKAPVTEIDRDEFKNLGYATYVCLAEKPGYSGTAILTKLKPKSQTVGLGDGIFLSEGRSVFLEFGDFYLWNLYFPSGTSGEERQKIKYQFLEDFTQLTKPFLKKKKPFLICGDVNIAHTEKDIHNPKGNEKNSGFLPEERKWLSDFLDLGFFDCFRALHPEIKDEYSWWTYRFQARKNNKGWRIDYFFVTKSKSVELISAKIAKEPVMSDHAPVVLEIQFS